TGGCCACGGTGACAGTGCATCCGGACCTTGAGACGGCCTGGACCGCGATGCAACCGGATCGGGTGTTCGCGTTCACGGCGCATGCGTCGCGATTTCACTCCGACGTCGACTACCGGCCGGGTGACGTGCTGCTGTTCGGCCCCGAGCCGACCGGACTGCCCGACGACGTTCTCGCCGAACCGGAGATCACCGATCGTCTACGCATCCCGATGCTGGCCGGACGCCGCTCACACAACCTCGCCAACGCGGCCAGCATCGTCGTCTACGAGGCGTGGCGGCAGAACGGATTCACCGGCGCGGTGTGATCGTGTCGGTGTGATCGACCGAGACGACGGTTGATTCACCCGTCGACGCGGAACCGTTTCGTCCGGGCGGTGGCACCGCCGACGAGAGCGATCTTGCTCTTGGGGACACCGAGGTGGTTGGCGAGGAGTTCGGCCACCGCCTTGTTGGCCCGGCCCTCGAGAGCCGGCTCCCGGACGAAGATCGTCACCGAGCCGTCCGGTCCGGTCTCCACCAACGGCCCTTTCCGGCTGCTCGGCTTCACCGTCACCACGATCTGCCTCGGCATGGCGCCCCTTCTCTTCCTAGTGCCAATCCCTGGAACGGGTCCCGACCCGAAGATCCAAGCGCTGCAAGCGCTCTGCCACCACGGTCACCGCCCCCTCGGCGTTCTGCACCGTGCCACGGATCAACAATGCTGACGCCGAGTGTGCCAGACTCCGGTAACGAGTCCACAACCCGACCGAACACACGACGTTCACCATGCCGGTTTCGTCCTCCAGGTTGATGAACGTCACACCCGAGGCGGTCGCCGGACGCTGGCGATGCGTCACCGCACCGGCCACCGAGACCCGCGAACCGTCGGGGACCGCCAGCAGACCGTCCGCCGGGACCACCCCGATGGCCTCGAGCCGCGGACGGAGGAACTGGGTGGGATAGGACGTCGGGGTGATCCCGGTGGCCCAGGCATCCGTTGCGGCGAGCTCGATGTCCGACAGGCCCGGCAGGACGGGTGTGTCGGCCGACGACTCGAGGGACAGCTGATCCGATCGCACCGTCGCGGCGGCGCCTGCTTCCCACAACGCCTGTCGTCGACTCACCCCGAATCCGGTGAACGCCCCTGCCCCGGCGAGACCTTCGAGGTGACGGACCGTCAGCTCGGCGCGGCGGGACACATCGGTGACGTCCCGGTAGTCACCGTCGCGGTCTCGGCAGTCGACGATCCGGTCCGCGATGTCGTCGCCGACGCTCCGGACACCACCGAGTCCCAGCCGGACCTCCAGTCCGTCGTTCTCCAGGGTCGCATGTGTCAGTGACCGGTTGATGTCCGGACGATGGACCACGACGCCGTGCCGCCGCGCGTCGGCGACCAGGGACTGCGGCGAGTAGAAACCCATCGGCTGCGCCCGCAGCAACGCCGCACAGAACGCCGCCGGGTGGTGCAGCTTGAACCATGACGAATAGAACACCAGCGACGCAAAGCTCTGCGAATGACTTTCCGGGAAACCGAAATTGGCGAATGCGGCCATCTTCTCGAAGATCCGGTCGGCCATGTCGCCGGTGATCCCGTGCAGATCCGCCATGCCGGCGTAGAACCGGAGGCGTAGCTGCTCCATCCGCTCGGGTGACCGCTTGGAGCCCATCGCCCGGCGCAGCTGGTCCGCCTCGGCGGCATCGAATCCGGCGACGTCGACCGCGAGTTGCATCAGCTGTTCCTGGAACAGCGGCACCCCCAGGGTGCGATCGAGCGCCTTGCGCATCGACGGGTGTTCGACCGTCGGCTGCTCGGTTCCGTTGCGACGCCGGATGTATGGATGCACCGACCCGCCCTGGATCGGTCCCGGCCGGATGAGGGCCACCTCCACGACCAGATCGTAGAAGTTCCGCGGTTTCAGTCGCGGCAGGGTGGCCATCTGTGCCCGGGACTCCACCTGGAAGACACCGACCGAGTCGGCGCGGCAGAGCATGTCGTAGACCGCGGGTTCGGTCAGGTCCAGCCTGGCCAGGTCGACCTCGATGCCCTTGTGCTCGGCAACGAGATCGATCGCATAGTGCAGCGCCGACAGCATCCCCAGTCCGAGGAGGTCGAACTTGACGAGACCTATTGCGGCGCAGTCATCCTTGTCCCATTGCAGGACGCTGCGGTTCTCCATCCGCGCCCACTCCGTCGGACACACATCGGCGATCGGCCGATCGCAGATCACCATGCCACCGGAATGGATGCCCAGATGTCGTGGCATACCCATGATCTCGCCGGCCAGATCGGCGACGTCGCCGGGCGCCTCGTCGGGAGCCTTGCTCCAGGCATCCTGCTGACCCGTGGCGTAGCCCAGTGCCCGCGCCATGTCGCGGACCGCGGACTTGCCGCGGTAGGTGATGACATTGGCGACCTGCGCGCTGTAATCACGGCCGTATCGGCGATAGACGTATTGGATGGCCTCTTCGCGACGGTCCGATTCGATGTCCACGTCGATGTCGGGCGGCCCGTCGCGCTCGGGGGACAGGAATCGCTCGAACAGGAGTTTGTTGGCCACCGGATCCACATTCGTGATTCCCAGGGCATAGCAGACAGCGGAATTCGCGGCACTGCCGCGGCCCTGACACAGGATGTCGCTGCGCTTGCAGAAGTTCACGATGTCGGCGACCACCAGGAAGTAGCCGGGAAAGGTGAGTGAGGAGATGATGGCGAGCTCGTGTTCGATCTGCCGGTACGCCTGTGGATGCGCACCCGGGGGCCCGTACCGGCGCGACGCCCCGGCCATGGTCTGCTCCCGTAGCCAGCTGATCTCGGTATGGCCGTCCGGGACGTCGAACGGCGGCAGCTGTGGCGCGATCAGTCCCAACTCGAATGCACAGTCGGCCGCCAATCCGACGGAATTGTCGATCGCCTCGGGGTGGCCGGGTAGGAGCCGTGCCATCTCGTCGCCACTGCGCAGATGGGCACCGCCGACCCCCGGGAGCCAGCCCTCGATGGTCTCGATGTCCGTCCGCGCCCGAACCGCCGCGACCGCCGTCGCGAGCCTGCGCCGACGTGGACCGGCGAAATGCGCTCCGGTGGTCGCGACCGTCGTCAGCCCCAGATCGCGGGCAAGACCGGCGAGGATCGCGTTGCGTTCGTCGTCCTCCGGCAACGCCTGGGCGGTCAGTTCCACCACGACGTCGGCGCGACCGTATCGGTCGACCAATCCGGCCAGGGCGTGCCCGGCCGCCTCCGGACCACCACGGTCGAGAGCTCGCCGGACCGCGCCCTTACGACAACCCGTGAGAATCAGCCAGTGCCCGCCCGCGCGGTCGGGCAGGGCATCGCGGTCGTAGCGCAGCAGCCCCTTCTCCCCTGCCACCATGTGCGCATCGGCGATCGTGCGGGACAGTCGCCGATAGCCCTCACCGTCGCGTGCGAGCACCAGCAGGTGTTCTCCGGGAGGATCCGGAATCCCGGTCCGGGTGACGTCGGGCTCCAGGGAGAGCTCCGCCCCGAACACCGTCGGCATCGCGAATTCCCGAGCGGCCTCGGCAAACCGGACGAGACCGTAGAAGCCGTCGTGGTCGGTGAGTGCCAGGGCCTGCAGGTCCAGACGCTGGGCCTCCTCCACCATCTCCTCGGGCATCGACGCGCCGTCGAGGAAGCTGTAGGCACTGTGTGCGTGGAGCTCGGCGAAGGGCACCGACGACCGGCCACGTTCGACACCGTCCGCGCGGTAGGTGCCACGCTTGCGGGACCAGGCGGGACTGTCGTTGCCGTCGCCCCCGGAGTTGTCCCCGGGTCCGAATGCCTCGCCCGGCCGACCGTCGCCCCGCGCCCGACCGGAGAGCACCCGCTCCATCTCCGACCACGTCGGTGGCCCTTGATCCCATCCCACTTCCCGAGTCTATCGAACATGTGTTCGACAGACCAGAAGGGGCGTCATCCGACGCTGCGCGGAATCCGCCGATCACCGATCGTCATGCCGACCAGCACCATCCCGATCACGATGATCACCACTCCCACGAGATGCAGACCACGGTCGGTCGCCTGTGCCCGAAGGCGATACCGATCAGGCTGGAGGAGAAGATCGCGCCGAAATACGCGAATGTGCGATAGAGCCCGGACGCCACGCCGATGGATTCGGCGGGACTCTGCGTGTACAGCGTCGCCTGATTGGCGAAGCCGCTGAGGCCGTTGGCGAGCCCGAACAGCACCGACATCGCGATCAGCACCACGACCGGGCTCCCACTGCCGATGCAGAGCGCCATCGCCCCCGAGCCGGCGAAGCACAATCCGGTCAGCAGCAACGGCCAACGCACCCATCCCCGTGTCGAGTTCACCCGGGCCACGACGATGCTCACCGCCGACAGCGGGATCAGGATGAGGCCGACCTGCGATGCGCTGTATCCGGCCGCTCCTTCCATCCATTGACTGATCCCGTACATCGCCATGTACGAGCCGAGCGCCGCAAGCGCCTGCCGGAGATACGTGCGCACCAGGGGGCCGTTGCCCGCCATCATGCGAACGTCGATGAGCGGCTCACCGGTCCGCCTCTCCCACCACACAAGGGTCACCAGCAGCGCGACGACGATCGGGAGCAGCCACCACGCCGGTGAGGTCAGCCCACTCAGGAAGACGAGCGCGGTCACGACGGTGCCGGCGAAGAGCACGATCCCGACGGGATCCACCGCACGCAGTACCGCTCGCCCGCCGCGGTCGGTCACCGGCGAATCCTTCGGCACACTGCGCAACACCCACACCA
This sequence is a window from Gordonia insulae. Protein-coding genes within it:
- a CDS encoding tRNA (cytidine(34)-2'-O)-methyltransferase — translated: MFRIMFYQPCIPPNTGNAIRLAANTGCELHLIEPLGFDMSDAQVKRAGLDYHEMATVTVHPDLETAWTAMQPDRVFAFTAHASRFHSDVDYRPGDVLLFGPEPTGLPDDVLAEPEITDRLRIPMLAGRRSHNLANAASIVVYEAWRQNGFTGAV
- a CDS encoding DUF167 domain-containing protein, producing MPRQIVVTVKPSSRKGPLVETGPDGSVTIFVREPALEGRANKAVAELLANHLGVPKSKIALVGGATARTKRFRVDG
- a CDS encoding error-prone DNA polymerase — its product is MGWDQGPPTWSEMERVLSGRARGDGRPGEAFGPGDNSGGDGNDSPAWSRKRGTYRADGVERGRSSVPFAELHAHSAYSFLDGASMPEEMVEEAQRLDLQALALTDHDGFYGLVRFAEAAREFAMPTVFGAELSLEPDVTRTGIPDPPGEHLLVLARDGEGYRRLSRTIADAHMVAGEKGLLRYDRDALPDRAGGHWLILTGCRKGAVRRALDRGGPEAAGHALAGLVDRYGRADVVVELTAQALPEDDERNAILAGLARDLGLTTVATTGAHFAGPRRRRLATAVAAVRARTDIETIEGWLPGVGGAHLRSGDEMARLLPGHPEAIDNSVGLAADCAFELGLIAPQLPPFDVPDGHTEISWLREQTMAGASRRYGPPGAHPQAYRQIEHELAIISSLTFPGYFLVVADIVNFCKRSDILCQGRGSAANSAVCYALGITNVDPVANKLLFERFLSPERDGPPDIDVDIESDRREEAIQYVYRRYGRDYSAQVANVITYRGKSAVRDMARALGYATGQQDAWSKAPDEAPGDVADLAGEIMGMPRHLGIHSGGMVICDRPIADVCPTEWARMENRSVLQWDKDDCAAIGLVKFDLLGLGMLSALHYAIDLVAEHKGIEVDLARLDLTEPAVYDMLCRADSVGVFQVESRAQMATLPRLKPRNFYDLVVEVALIRPGPIQGGSVHPYIRRRNGTEQPTVEHPSMRKALDRTLGVPLFQEQLMQLAVDVAGFDAAEADQLRRAMGSKRSPERMEQLRLRFYAGMADLHGITGDMADRIFEKMAAFANFGFPESHSQSFASLVFYSSWFKLHHPAAFCAALLRAQPMGFYSPQSLVADARRHGVVVHRPDINRSLTHATLENDGLEVRLGLGGVRSVGDDIADRIVDCRDRDGDYRDVTDVSRRAELTVRHLEGLAGAGAFTGFGVSRRQALWEAGAAATVRSDQLSLESSADTPVLPGLSDIELAATDAWATGITPTSYPTQFLRPRLEAIGVVPADGLLAVPDGSRVSVAGAVTHRQRPATASGVTFINLEDETGMVNVVCSVGLWTRYRSLAHSASALLIRGTVQNAEGAVTVVAERLQRLDLRVGTRSRDWH
- a CDS encoding MFS transporter; protein product: MTAHAPAEVGVVAGERGPNPFGWRFTGPLMMGSTLNPINSSMIATALVGIGVDFHRGPSSTAVLISVLYLCSAVMQPTMGKLARVFGDRRVFVGGLCILLLAGVIGALAPVFGLLVLSRALIGVGTSAAYPTAMSLIRKRADAAGIGVPSRVLGGFSIAAQVIAVIGLPVGGVLAGVFGWRAVFFVNIPVAVFTLVWVLRSVPKDSPVTDRGGRAVLRAVDPVGIVLFAGTVVTALVFLSGLTSPAWWLLPIVVALLVTLVWWERRTGEPLIDVRMMAGNGPLVRTYLRQALAALGSYMAMYGISQWMEGAAGYSASQVGLILIPLSAVSIVVARVNSTRGWVRWPLLLTGLCFAGSGAMALCIGSGSPVVVLIAMSVLFGLANGLSGFANQATLYTQSPAESIGVASGLYRTFAYFGAIFSSSLIGIAFGHRRPTVVCISWEW